Proteins co-encoded in one Prescottella sp. R16 genomic window:
- a CDS encoding NAD(P)-dependent alcohol dehydrogenase has translation MIDVSAYAATAADAPLEKTTIQRRDVGPHDVLIEIKYAGICHSDIHTARNEWGGTSYPVVPGHEITGIVAEVGSDVTRHAVGDRVGVGCFVDSCRECINCQAGEEQYCEKGVVDTYNTIGRDGKRTAGGYSTHVVVTEDFVLSIPDSLALDVAAPLLCAGITLFSPLAHWGAGPGKEVAIVGMGGLGHVGVKIAHALGAEVTVLSQSLSKKDDGLRFGADEYYATSDPETFKALRKRFDLILNTVSVNLDIDRYMSMLTLDGVFVELGLPENPISVRGFSLLKNRRSLAGSLVGGIPQTQEMLNFCAEHGIGAEIELISADRINEAFDRVVASDVRYRFVIDASTF, from the coding sequence ATGATCGATGTCTCCGCTTACGCCGCCACCGCTGCCGATGCCCCGCTCGAGAAGACCACGATCCAACGCCGCGACGTCGGCCCCCACGACGTGCTGATCGAGATCAAGTACGCCGGAATCTGTCACTCCGACATCCACACCGCCCGCAACGAGTGGGGCGGAACCTCCTACCCCGTCGTTCCCGGACACGAGATCACCGGCATCGTCGCGGAGGTCGGCTCGGACGTCACCCGGCACGCCGTCGGCGACCGGGTCGGTGTCGGCTGCTTCGTCGACTCGTGCCGCGAGTGCATCAACTGTCAGGCCGGTGAGGAACAGTACTGCGAAAAGGGTGTCGTCGACACCTACAACACCATCGGACGGGACGGAAAGCGCACCGCCGGAGGCTATTCCACGCACGTTGTGGTGACCGAGGACTTCGTGCTCTCGATCCCGGACTCCCTCGCACTCGATGTCGCGGCACCGCTGCTGTGTGCCGGCATCACCCTGTTCTCGCCGCTCGCCCACTGGGGTGCGGGCCCGGGCAAGGAGGTCGCGATCGTCGGTATGGGCGGCCTCGGCCACGTCGGCGTCAAGATCGCACACGCCCTGGGCGCCGAGGTCACCGTGCTGAGCCAGTCGCTGAGCAAGAAGGACGACGGCCTGCGGTTCGGCGCCGACGAGTACTACGCCACCTCCGACCCGGAGACGTTCAAGGCACTGCGCAAGCGTTTCGACCTCATTCTCAACACGGTCTCCGTCAATCTCGACATCGACCGGTACATGTCGATGCTCACCCTCGACGGCGTCTTCGTCGAACTGGGGCTGCCCGAGAACCCGATCAGCGTCCGCGGATTCTCCCTGCTCAAGAACCGCCGCAGTCTCGCCGGCTCCCTCGTCGGCGGCATCCCGCAGACGCAGGAGATGCTGAACTTCTGCGCCGAACACGGCATCGGCGCCGAAATCGAACTCATCTCCGCCGACCGGATCAACGAGGCGTTCGACCGGGTCGTCGCGAGCGACGTGCGCTACCGGTTCGTGATCGACGCCTCCACCTTCTGA
- a CDS encoding 3-hydroxybutyryl-CoA dehydrogenase, which produces MTSEKIQRVGVIGAGIMGSGIAEVCARAYVDVLVYEPSRELAAAGRSRILRSLDRGVSSGKITEREREQAAWRLRFTSDLGDFADRQLVVEAVVEDEKTKSEIFTELDSIVTDPNAVLASNTSSIPIMKLGIATKAPERVIGMHFFNPVPVLPLVELVTTLKTSPAVTARAEAFAGEVLGKQVVRSSDRAGFIANALLVPYLLSAIRMVESGFATKEDIDKTMVLGCAHPMGPLALTDLVGLDTVKAIADSMYEEFKEPLYSAPPLLLRMVEAGLVGKKSGAGFYEYVDNGRVTKKAS; this is translated from the coding sequence GTGACCAGCGAAAAGATTCAGCGCGTCGGTGTGATCGGCGCCGGCATCATGGGTTCGGGAATCGCCGAGGTGTGCGCCCGCGCATACGTCGACGTGCTGGTGTACGAGCCGAGCCGCGAACTCGCTGCGGCGGGACGCTCACGCATCCTGCGCTCGCTCGATCGCGGAGTGAGCAGCGGCAAGATCACCGAACGTGAACGTGAACAGGCCGCCTGGCGGCTGCGCTTCACGTCCGACCTCGGAGACTTCGCCGACCGGCAGCTCGTCGTGGAGGCCGTCGTCGAGGACGAGAAGACCAAGAGCGAGATCTTCACCGAACTCGACTCCATCGTCACCGACCCCAACGCGGTGCTCGCGTCGAACACGTCCTCGATCCCGATCATGAAACTGGGCATCGCCACCAAGGCACCCGAACGCGTGATCGGCATGCACTTCTTCAACCCCGTCCCCGTCCTCCCGCTCGTCGAACTGGTCACGACACTCAAGACCAGTCCCGCCGTGACCGCTCGCGCCGAAGCGTTCGCCGGCGAGGTGCTCGGCAAGCAGGTGGTCCGGTCCAGCGACCGCGCCGGCTTCATCGCCAACGCACTCCTGGTGCCGTATCTGCTGTCCGCGATCCGCATGGTCGAATCCGGATTCGCCACCAAGGAGGACATCGACAAGACGATGGTCCTGGGCTGCGCCCATCCGATGGGGCCACTCGCACTGACCGACCTCGTGGGACTCGACACCGTCAAGGCGATCGCCGACTCCATGTACGAAGAGTTCAAAGAACCCCTGTACTCGGCACCGCCCCTGCTGCTGCGGATGGTCGAGGCAGGGCTCGTCGGCAAGAAGTCGGGAGCCGGCTTCTACGAATACGTCGACAACGGTCGCGTCACCAAGAAGGCAAGCTGA
- the aceA gene encoding isocitrate lyase, with amino-acid sequence MSTTGTPKTAEQIQQDWDTNPRWKGITRNYTAEQVVKLQGSVVEEATLARRGSEILWDLVNNEDYINALGALTGNQAVQQVRAGLKAIYLSGWQVAGDANLSGHTYPDQSLYPANSVPQVVRRINNALLRADEIAKVEGDTSVDNWLAPIVADGEAGFGGALNVYELQKAMIAAGVAGSHWEDQLASEKKCGHLGGKVLIPTQQHIRTLTSARLAADVADVPTVVIARTDAEAATLLTSDVDERDREFLDGTRTAEGFYGVKNGIEPCIARAKAYAPYSDLIWMETGVPDLEVAKKFAESVKAEFPDQLLAYNCSPSFNWKAHLDDATIAKFQKELGAMGFKFQFITLAGFHSLNYGMFDLAHGYAREGMTAFVDLQEREFKAAEERGFTAIKHQREVGAGYFDSIATTVDPNTSTAALKGSTEEGQFH; translated from the coding sequence ATGTCGACCACCGGCACTCCGAAGACCGCAGAGCAGATCCAGCAGGACTGGGACACCAATCCCCGCTGGAAGGGCATCACCCGTAACTACACCGCCGAGCAGGTTGTCAAGCTGCAGGGCTCCGTCGTCGAGGAAGCGACCCTCGCCCGCCGCGGTTCGGAAATCCTGTGGGACCTCGTCAACAACGAGGACTACATCAACGCGCTCGGTGCCCTCACCGGCAACCAGGCCGTCCAGCAGGTCCGCGCCGGCCTCAAGGCCATCTACCTGTCCGGCTGGCAGGTCGCCGGTGACGCGAACCTGTCCGGCCACACCTACCCGGACCAGTCGCTGTACCCGGCCAACTCCGTCCCGCAGGTCGTGCGTCGCATCAACAACGCGCTGCTGCGCGCCGACGAGATCGCCAAGGTCGAGGGCGACACCTCCGTCGACAACTGGCTCGCCCCGATCGTCGCCGACGGTGAGGCCGGCTTCGGTGGCGCGCTCAACGTCTACGAGCTGCAGAAGGCCATGATCGCGGCCGGTGTCGCCGGTTCGCACTGGGAGGACCAGCTCGCGTCGGAGAAGAAGTGCGGCCACCTCGGTGGCAAGGTGCTCATCCCCACCCAGCAGCACATCCGCACCCTGACCTCCGCGCGCCTGGCCGCCGACGTCGCCGACGTCCCGACCGTCGTCATCGCCCGCACCGACGCCGAGGCCGCGACCCTGCTGACCTCCGACGTCGACGAGCGTGACCGCGAATTCCTCGACGGCACCCGCACCGCCGAAGGCTTCTACGGCGTCAAGAACGGCATCGAGCCCTGCATCGCCCGCGCCAAGGCCTACGCCCCGTACTCCGACCTCATCTGGATGGAGACCGGTGTGCCGGACCTCGAGGTCGCCAAGAAGTTCGCCGAGTCGGTCAAGGCCGAGTTCCCGGACCAGCTGCTCGCCTACAACTGCAGCCCGTCCTTCAACTGGAAGGCGCACCTGGACGACGCCACCATCGCGAAGTTCCAGAAGGAACTCGGCGCGATGGGCTTCAAGTTCCAGTTCATCACCCTCGCCGGCTTCCACTCCCTCAACTACGGCATGTTCGACCTGGCGCACGGTTACGCCCGCGAGGGTATGACCGCGTTCGTCGACCTGCAGGAGCGCGAGTTCAAGGCCGCCGAGGAGCGTGGCTTCACCGCCATCAAGCACCAGCGTGAGGTCGGCGCCGGCTACTTCGACTCCATCGCCACCACCGTCGACCCCAACACCTCCACGGCCGCCCTCAAGGGTTCCACCGAAGAGGGCCAGTTCCACTAG
- the metE gene encoding 5-methyltetrahydropteroyltriglutamate--homocysteine S-methyltransferase, producing the protein MSAAPTDGYGSSILGYPRIGPRRELKRALEAYWHGTGSKAALESVARELQEQTWSELAATGLTQVPGNTFSYYDHVLDNALLFGAVPERFAPLESDLDPLDFYFTLARGLPDFPPLELVRFFGTNYHYRQPELSEHTVFGLRSETVLDEFERAKAVGIELRPVILGPVSLLLLSKTAPGSTQEGFTPLDLLDRLLPEYEKLFAQLAKAGATCVQLDEPCFTEDRSPEELEALARAYDTLTHAPLRPRILVTGPYGSLGEALPILAATPVEAIGLDLINGRITAEQLAKVPGIRRKRIYAGIVDGRNVWRVDRFDTLTYLNELKDVVPDLVVSTSCTLLHVPYDVLAEYDMPGDVADRLAFAKQKVGEVVSLAKALTEGPSDRWRKKPTSVHFKQKQDVRARVNAIRPEHRVRAPYDERRIAQQERLNLPLVPATTLGSFPQTDEIRQARYALGEGRLTWDEYYTRIREEIAKTIALQEDIGLDVFVHGEHERNDMVQYFAELLEGYAFTHFGWVQAYGSRCTRPPVLYGDIRRPKAMTVEWISYAQSLTDKPVKAMLTGPVTMLARSFVRQDQPLHETADQLALAIRDEIADLEKAGIAIIQVDEPSVRELLPPRKAGQKEYLDWAVDAFRLATGGARPETQIHTHLTYSGRRSVVDAIERLDADVTAIVATRSIGWVLDALKEKALTHGVGPGVYESRSARIPDIDELDELLTEAAESIELDRLWANPDGGLKTRHYWQLEPSLRNLVAAARRLRRRAAQG; encoded by the coding sequence ATGTCCGCTGCACCCACCGACGGGTACGGATCCAGCATCCTGGGATACCCGCGTATCGGTCCCCGCCGGGAGCTCAAGCGCGCGCTCGAGGCTTACTGGCACGGCACGGGAAGCAAGGCCGCACTCGAGTCCGTCGCCCGGGAACTGCAGGAGCAGACCTGGAGCGAACTGGCGGCGACCGGGCTGACCCAGGTTCCCGGCAACACGTTCTCCTACTACGACCACGTTCTGGACAACGCACTGTTGTTCGGGGCGGTCCCGGAGCGGTTCGCGCCGCTCGAGAGCGACCTCGACCCGCTCGACTTCTACTTCACGCTGGCGCGCGGGCTCCCCGACTTCCCGCCGCTCGAACTGGTGCGCTTCTTCGGCACCAACTACCACTACCGCCAGCCCGAGCTGTCCGAGCACACGGTGTTCGGATTGCGTTCGGAGACAGTGCTCGACGAGTTCGAGCGGGCGAAGGCCGTCGGCATCGAACTGCGCCCGGTGATTCTGGGGCCGGTGTCGCTGCTGCTGCTGTCGAAGACCGCGCCCGGCTCCACACAGGAGGGTTTCACGCCCCTCGATCTGCTCGATCGCCTGCTGCCGGAGTACGAGAAGCTGTTCGCACAGCTCGCGAAGGCCGGTGCGACGTGCGTCCAACTGGACGAGCCGTGCTTCACCGAGGACCGTTCGCCCGAGGAGCTGGAAGCACTCGCGCGGGCCTACGACACGCTCACGCACGCACCGCTGCGGCCGCGGATCCTCGTCACCGGCCCGTACGGGTCGCTCGGTGAGGCGCTGCCGATCCTGGCCGCCACCCCGGTCGAGGCGATCGGACTCGATCTGATCAACGGACGCATCACCGCGGAGCAGCTGGCGAAGGTGCCCGGTATCCGCCGCAAGCGGATCTACGCCGGCATCGTCGACGGCCGCAACGTGTGGCGCGTCGACCGGTTCGACACGCTCACCTACCTGAACGAGTTGAAGGACGTCGTTCCGGACCTCGTCGTGTCGACGTCGTGCACGCTGCTGCACGTCCCGTACGACGTGCTCGCCGAGTACGACATGCCCGGTGACGTCGCGGACCGGCTCGCATTCGCGAAGCAGAAGGTCGGCGAGGTGGTGTCGCTCGCGAAGGCACTCACCGAGGGGCCGTCGGACCGGTGGCGCAAGAAGCCGACGTCGGTGCACTTCAAGCAGAAGCAGGACGTCCGGGCCCGGGTCAACGCGATCCGGCCGGAGCACCGGGTGCGGGCACCGTACGACGAGCGGCGCATCGCGCAGCAGGAGCGGCTGAACCTGCCGCTCGTGCCGGCCACGACGCTGGGGTCGTTCCCACAGACCGACGAGATCCGGCAGGCGCGCTACGCCCTGGGCGAGGGCCGTCTCACGTGGGACGAGTACTACACCCGGATCCGGGAAGAGATCGCGAAAACCATTGCTTTGCAGGAAGACATCGGGCTCGACGTGTTCGTGCACGGTGAGCACGAGCGCAACGACATGGTGCAGTACTTCGCGGAACTGCTCGAGGGATACGCGTTCACCCACTTCGGTTGGGTGCAGGCCTACGGGTCACGGTGCACTCGTCCGCCGGTGCTGTACGGCGATATCCGACGTCCGAAAGCCATGACGGTCGAATGGATCTCGTACGCGCAGTCGCTCACCGACAAGCCGGTCAAGGCAATGCTCACCGGACCGGTGACGATGCTGGCCCGGTCGTTCGTGCGGCAGGATCAGCCGCTGCACGAAACGGCGGACCAGTTGGCGCTCGCGATCCGCGACGAGATCGCGGACCTCGAGAAGGCCGGCATCGCGATCATCCAGGTCGACGAACCGTCCGTCCGGGAGTTGTTGCCGCCCCGGAAGGCCGGGCAGAAGGAGTACCTGGACTGGGCGGTCGACGCGTTCCGCCTCGCGACCGGCGGTGCCAGGCCCGAGACGCAGATCCACACGCATCTGACGTACTCGGGGCGGCGGTCGGTGGTCGACGCGATCGAGCGGCTCGATGCCGACGTCACGGCGATCGTCGCGACCCGGTCGATCGGCTGGGTGCTGGACGCCCTCAAGGAGAAGGCTCTCACCCACGGTGTCGGCCCGGGCGTCTACGAGTCCCGGTCGGCGCGCATCCCGGACATCGACGAACTCGACGAACTCCTCACCGAGGCAGCCGAGTCCATCGAACTGGACCGGCTGTGGGCCAACCCCGACGGCGGTCTCAAGACCCGCCACTACTGGCAGCTCGAGCCGTCGCTGCGCAACCTGGTTGCGGCGGCTCGCCGGCTGCGTCGCCGCGCCGCGCAGGGGTAG
- a CDS encoding cellulase family glycosylhydrolase — MVSAAFTACASALALTLAPTAASAAPVPTPITQLRAEGTQLVDGYGRTVLLHGVNNVDKEAPYIEPGDGLTITAADADLLAGYGFNTVRLGVSFDGLMPTRGVVDTVYLDRVAGVVDVLTARGIHVLLDNHQDGLSKPWGGNGFPEWSIQSRPQSWEPNPGFPLYYVMPSMNAGWDEVWNNTHGALDYLGDALGALAARMAGKTGVMGIELMNEPWPGSPFLTCFPNGCPDFDRTYQSAMQQLTDAVRAENPAMPVYWEPNVTWNQMMPSNLANPPRTPTIDDDDIVFAPHDYCIPSQLAIYLGSSQALRGLCVPQQDLTWSHVDEFTGRSGVPTVVTEFGDGDPTVLRNTLARADERFVGWQYWHYSSIEGPGATSDPFLGPVGRQLVRTYPQATAGDPGRMIFDPDNGDFAYRYTPHVSTKPTEIYVSALHYPDGYDVVVDGGHVTSAPGARIVTIEADGTGPVTVHVQRPGSPGAAVPDGPITTGSSGSTGSLDGSGS, encoded by the coding sequence ATGGTGTCGGCAGCATTCACCGCGTGCGCATCGGCCCTGGCCCTGACCCTGGCGCCGACGGCCGCGTCCGCCGCACCGGTTCCGACGCCGATCACCCAGTTGCGTGCCGAGGGAACGCAGCTCGTCGACGGCTACGGGCGCACCGTCCTGCTGCACGGCGTCAACAACGTCGACAAAGAGGCCCCGTACATCGAGCCGGGCGACGGGCTGACGATCACGGCGGCCGACGCGGACCTGCTCGCCGGATACGGCTTCAACACCGTCCGGCTCGGGGTGTCGTTCGACGGGCTCATGCCCACCCGCGGCGTCGTCGACACCGTCTATCTGGACCGGGTGGCCGGCGTCGTCGACGTCCTCACCGCCCGCGGCATCCACGTCCTGCTCGACAACCACCAGGACGGGCTCTCGAAGCCGTGGGGCGGCAACGGTTTTCCCGAATGGTCGATCCAGTCGCGGCCGCAGTCGTGGGAACCCAATCCGGGTTTCCCGCTCTACTACGTCATGCCCAGCATGAACGCCGGCTGGGACGAGGTGTGGAACAACACGCACGGTGCACTCGACTACCTGGGCGACGCCCTCGGCGCCCTCGCGGCACGGATGGCCGGCAAGACCGGCGTCATGGGCATCGAGCTCATGAACGAGCCGTGGCCCGGTTCGCCGTTCCTGACGTGCTTCCCGAACGGTTGCCCGGACTTCGACCGCACCTACCAGTCCGCGATGCAGCAGCTGACCGACGCTGTCCGCGCCGAGAACCCCGCGATGCCGGTGTACTGGGAACCGAACGTCACCTGGAACCAGATGATGCCGTCGAACCTGGCGAACCCGCCGAGGACACCGACGATCGACGACGACGACATCGTGTTCGCGCCGCACGACTACTGCATTCCCAGCCAGCTCGCGATCTATCTGGGGTCGTCGCAGGCGCTGCGCGGACTGTGTGTCCCCCAGCAGGATCTCACGTGGTCGCACGTCGACGAATTCACCGGCCGCTCCGGTGTCCCGACGGTCGTCACCGAATTCGGGGACGGTGACCCGACGGTCCTGCGGAACACCCTGGCCCGCGCCGACGAACGGTTCGTCGGCTGGCAGTACTGGCACTACTCGTCGATCGAGGGCCCGGGGGCGACATCGGATCCGTTCCTCGGACCGGTCGGACGCCAGCTCGTACGCACCTACCCGCAGGCGACCGCCGGCGACCCCGGCCGGATGATCTTCGACCCCGACAACGGAGACTTCGCATACCGGTACACGCCGCACGTCTCGACGAAGCCGACCGAAATCTACGTCTCCGCACTGCACTACCCCGACGGCTACGACGTCGTCGTCGACGGCGGGCACGTCACGTCGGCACCGGGCGCACGCATCGTCACGATCGAGGCCGACGGCACCGGCCCGGTCACCGTCCACGTCCAGCGGCCGGGATCACCGGGCGCCGCGGTACCCGACGGTCCGATCACCACCGGATCGTCCGGCAGTACCGGTTCCCTGGACGGTTCCGGCTCCTGA